In a genomic window of Urocitellus parryii isolate mUroPar1 chromosome 11, mUroPar1.hap1, whole genome shotgun sequence:
- the Espn gene encoding espin isoform X2 produces the protein MALEQALQAARQGDLDVLRSLHAANLLGPSLRDPLDALPVHHAARAGKLHCLRFLVEEAALPAAARARNGATPAHDAAATGHLACLQWLLSQGGCRVQDKDNSGATVLHLAARFGHPEVVNWLLRYGGGEPTMATDTGALPVHYAAAKGDFPSLRLLVGHYPEGVNAQTKNGATPLYLACQEGHLEVTQYLVQECGADPHARAHDGMTPLHAAAQMGHSSVIVWLVSCTDVSLSEQDKDGATAMHFAASRGHAKVLSWLLLHGGEISADLWGGTPLHDAAENGELECCQILVVNGAELDVRDRDGYTAADLSDYNGHSHCTRYLRTVENLSVEHRVLSQDSSTELEAKQPDSGMSSPNTTMSVQPQNFDLSSPASTLSNYDSCSSSHSSIKGQRPPPRLSSARAADIQNYMDMLNPELGLSQGKMGRSVPPPPPPSFPPPPPPPGTQLPPPPPGYPAPNPPVGLHAADIYMQTKNKLRHVETEPLKKEPSSRDHHNGLRRQDSGRKSRTFIKQPSTGDYYRQLGRCTGEPLAARPGMAHSEEVRALQPAPAGRPGSGPAARSSLASPSAPPQAALLPGNHVQNGCTADSKPSRELPPPPPPPPPPLPEAQSSLPPAPPLPLEGAGSGCGQRRSSSSTGSTKSFNMMSPTGDNSELLAEIKAGKSLKPTPQSKGLTTVFSGSRQPATQPDTQVPPVSPAPSRARSPTPPAVGPQPLLNGSIVPAPPATPAPGVQLNVETLVPIHDEQGRPIPEWKRQVMVRKLMVKMQEEEEQKRKEEEEEARLASLPAWRRDLLRKKMEEERAQKRKEEERQKQEEIQREKEQSEKLRTLGYDESKLAPWQRQVILKKGDIPK, from the exons ATGGCCCTGGAGCAGGCACTGCAGGCGGCGCGGCAGGGAGATTTGGATGTGCTGAGGTCCCTGCATGCAGCCAACCTGCTGGGGCCCTCCCTGCGCGACCCCCTGGACGCCCTGCCTGTGCACCACGCGGCCCGCGCGGGCAAGCTGCACTGTCTGCGCTTCTTGGTGGAGGAGGCAGCCCTGCCCGCTGCGGCCCGCGCACGAAACGGCGCCACACCGGCCCACGACGCCGCAGCTACCGGCCACCTCGCCTGCCTGCAGTGGCTGCTCTCGCAGGGCGGCTGCAGGGTGCAG GACAAAGACAATTCTGGTGCCACGGTCCTGCATCTGGCTGCCCGCTTCGGCCACCCTGAGGTGGTGAACTGGCTGCTGCGTTACGGCGGTGGGGAACCCACCATGGCCACAGACACGGGCGCCTTGCCTGTCCACTATGCCGCCGCCAAAGGAGACTTCCCCTCCCTGAGGCTTCTTGTCGGGCACTACCCTGA GGGAGTGAATGCCCAAACCAAGAATGGTGCCACGCCCCTGTACCTGGCGTGCCAGGAGGGCCACCTGGAGGTGACGCAGTACCTGGTGCAGGAGTGCGGCGCGGACCCGCACGCGCGCGCCCACGATGGCATGACCCCACTGCACGCAGCAGCACAGATGGGCCACAGCTCGGTCATCGTGTGGCTG GTGAGCTGCACCGACGTGAGCCTGTCGGAGCAGGACAAAGACGGCGCCACAGCCATGCACTTCGCCGCAAGCCGCGGCCACGCCAAAGTGCTCAGCTGGCTCCTGCTGCACGGCGGCGAGATCTCGGCCGACCTGTGGGGCGGGACCCCGCTGCACGACGCCGCAGAGAACGGCGAGCTGGAG TGCTGCCAGATCCTGGTAGTGAACGGCGCGGAGCTGGACGTCCGCGACCGTGACGGGTACACGGCCGCCGACCTGTCGGACTACAATGGCCACAGCCACTGCACCCGCTACCTGCGCACCGTGGAGAACCTG AGTGTGGAGCATCGAGTACTGTCCCAGGATTCGTCCACTGAGCTGGAGGCAAAGCAGCCTGACTCGGGCATGTCCTCACCCAACACCACCATGTCAGTCCAGCCACAGAACTTTGACCTCAGCTCGCCTGCCAGCACCCTCTCCAACTATGACTCCTGCTCTTCCAGCCACTCCAGCATCAAGGGCCAGCGCCCTCCTCCTC GACTTTCCAGCGCAAGAGCCGCAGACATACAGAACTATATGGATATGCTGAACCCAGAGCTGGGCCTGTCTCAGGGCAAGATGGGGAGATCTGTACCCCCGCCACCGCCCCCCAGCTTCCCTccaccgcccccacccccaggcaccCAGCTGCCCCCACCTCCACCGGGCTACCCAGCCCCCAACCCCCCTGTGGGGCTCCATGCCGCTGACATCTACATGCAGACCAAGAACAAGCTCCGCCACGTGGAGACAGAGCCACTCAAGAAGGAG CCGAGCTCCCGCGACCACCACAACGGGCTGCGGAGGCAGGACTCCGGCCGCAAGTCCCGGACCTTCATCAAGCAGCCCAGCACGGGGGACTACTACCGCCAGCTGGGCCGCTGCACCGGGGAGCCGCTGGCAGCACGCCCGGGCATGGCGCACAGCGAGGAGGTGCGTGCCCTCCAGCCCGCACCCGCCGGCCGCCCCGGATCCGGCCCTGCAGCCCGCTCCTCACTAGCCAGCCCCTCCGCTCCCCCGCAGGCGGCTCTGCTCCCGGGGAACCACGTGCAAAACGGCTGCACCGCGGACTCTAAGCCGTCCAGGGAgctgccgccaccgccgccgccaccgccgccgccccTGCCTGAGGCCCAGAGCTCGCTGCCGCCTGCCCCACCTCTGCCCTTGGAGGGCGCGGGCTCCGGCTGCGGGCAGCGCCGCTCCTCGTCGTCCACCGGCA GCACCAAGTCTTTCAACATGATGTCCCCAACGGGTGACAACTCAGAGCTACTGGCTGAGATCAAGGCAGGCAAGAGCCTGAAGCCAACACCGCAGAGCAAGGGGCTGACCACAGTGTTCTCAGGCAGCCGGCAGCCAGCAACCCAG CCTGACACACAGGTGCCACCTGTGTCACCTGCCCCATCTCGGGCCCGGAGCCCCACTCCACCAGCCGTGGGGCCTCAGCCACTGCTCAATGGCAGCATAGTGCCCGCACCACCCGCCACCCCTGCGCCAGGTGTGCAGCTCAATGTGGAAACGCTCGTCCCCATACACGACGAGCAGGGCCGGCCCATCCCTGAGTGGAAGCGCCAAGTGATGGTGCGCAAGCTGATGGTGAagatgcaggaggaggaggagcagaagcgGAAG
- the Espn gene encoding espin isoform X1, whose protein sequence is MALEQALQAARQGDLDVLRSLHAANLLGPSLRDPLDALPVHHAARAGKLHCLRFLVEEAALPAAARARNGATPAHDAAATGHLACLQWLLSQGGCRVQDKDNSGATVLHLAARFGHPEVVNWLLRYGGGEPTMATDTGALPVHYAAAKGDFPSLRLLVGHYPEGVNAQTKNGATPLYLACQEGHLEVTQYLVQECGADPHARAHDGMTPLHAAAQMGHSSVIVWLVSCTDVSLSEQDKDGATAMHFAASRGHAKVLSWLLLHGGEISADLWGGTPLHDAAENGELECCQILVVNGAELDVRDRDGYTAADLSDYNGHSHCTRYLRTVENLSVEHRVLSQDSSTELEAKQPDSGMSSPNTTMSVQPQNFDLSSPASTLSNYDSCSSSHSSIKGQRPPPRGLSSARAADIQNYMDMLNPELGLSQGKMGRSVPPPPPPSFPPPPPPPGTQLPPPPPGYPAPNPPVGLHAADIYMQTKNKLRHVETEPLKKEPKAGHSRMKLNNQFALKSWGRGRCGVLGTSGQSPSVFPQPSSRDHHNGLRRQDSGRKSRTFIKQPSTGDYYRQLGRCTGEPLAARPGMAHSEEAALLPGNHVQNGCTADSKPSRELPPPPPPPPPPLPEAQSSLPPAPPLPLEGAGSGCGQRRSSSSTGKVRVLRHRKSTKSFNMMSPTGDNSELLAEIKAGKSLKPTPQSKGLTTVFSGSRQPATQPDTQVPPVSPAPSRARSPTPPAVGPQPLLNGSIVPAPPATPAPGVQLNVETLVPIHDEQGRPIPEWKRQVMVRKLMVKMQEEEEQKRKEEEEEARLASLPAWRRDLLRKKMEEERAQKRKEEERQKQEEIQREKEQSEKLRTLGYDESKLAPWQRQVILKKGDIPK, encoded by the exons ATGGCCCTGGAGCAGGCACTGCAGGCGGCGCGGCAGGGAGATTTGGATGTGCTGAGGTCCCTGCATGCAGCCAACCTGCTGGGGCCCTCCCTGCGCGACCCCCTGGACGCCCTGCCTGTGCACCACGCGGCCCGCGCGGGCAAGCTGCACTGTCTGCGCTTCTTGGTGGAGGAGGCAGCCCTGCCCGCTGCGGCCCGCGCACGAAACGGCGCCACACCGGCCCACGACGCCGCAGCTACCGGCCACCTCGCCTGCCTGCAGTGGCTGCTCTCGCAGGGCGGCTGCAGGGTGCAG GACAAAGACAATTCTGGTGCCACGGTCCTGCATCTGGCTGCCCGCTTCGGCCACCCTGAGGTGGTGAACTGGCTGCTGCGTTACGGCGGTGGGGAACCCACCATGGCCACAGACACGGGCGCCTTGCCTGTCCACTATGCCGCCGCCAAAGGAGACTTCCCCTCCCTGAGGCTTCTTGTCGGGCACTACCCTGA GGGAGTGAATGCCCAAACCAAGAATGGTGCCACGCCCCTGTACCTGGCGTGCCAGGAGGGCCACCTGGAGGTGACGCAGTACCTGGTGCAGGAGTGCGGCGCGGACCCGCACGCGCGCGCCCACGATGGCATGACCCCACTGCACGCAGCAGCACAGATGGGCCACAGCTCGGTCATCGTGTGGCTG GTGAGCTGCACCGACGTGAGCCTGTCGGAGCAGGACAAAGACGGCGCCACAGCCATGCACTTCGCCGCAAGCCGCGGCCACGCCAAAGTGCTCAGCTGGCTCCTGCTGCACGGCGGCGAGATCTCGGCCGACCTGTGGGGCGGGACCCCGCTGCACGACGCCGCAGAGAACGGCGAGCTGGAG TGCTGCCAGATCCTGGTAGTGAACGGCGCGGAGCTGGACGTCCGCGACCGTGACGGGTACACGGCCGCCGACCTGTCGGACTACAATGGCCACAGCCACTGCACCCGCTACCTGCGCACCGTGGAGAACCTG AGTGTGGAGCATCGAGTACTGTCCCAGGATTCGTCCACTGAGCTGGAGGCAAAGCAGCCTGACTCGGGCATGTCCTCACCCAACACCACCATGTCAGTCCAGCCACAGAACTTTGACCTCAGCTCGCCTGCCAGCACCCTCTCCAACTATGACTCCTGCTCTTCCAGCCACTCCAGCATCAAGGGCCAGCGCCCTCCTCCTCGTG GACTTTCCAGCGCAAGAGCCGCAGACATACAGAACTATATGGATATGCTGAACCCAGAGCTGGGCCTGTCTCAGGGCAAGATGGGGAGATCTGTACCCCCGCCACCGCCCCCCAGCTTCCCTccaccgcccccacccccaggcaccCAGCTGCCCCCACCTCCACCGGGCTACCCAGCCCCCAACCCCCCTGTGGGGCTCCATGCCGCTGACATCTACATGCAGACCAAGAACAAGCTCCGCCACGTGGAGACAGAGCCACTCAAGAAGGAG CCTAAGGCAGGCCACTCCAGGATGAAGCTGAATAATCAGTTTGCACTG AAGAGCTGGGGAAGGGGGCGTTGCGGGGTGTTGGGGACAAGTGGTCAAAGCCCATCGGTCTTCCCGCAGCCGAGCTCCCGCGACCACCACAACGGGCTGCGGAGGCAGGACTCCGGCCGCAAGTCCCGGACCTTCATCAAGCAGCCCAGCACGGGGGACTACTACCGCCAGCTGGGCCGCTGCACCGGGGAGCCGCTGGCAGCACGCCCGGGCATGGCGCACAGCGAGGAG GCGGCTCTGCTCCCGGGGAACCACGTGCAAAACGGCTGCACCGCGGACTCTAAGCCGTCCAGGGAgctgccgccaccgccgccgccaccgccgccgccccTGCCTGAGGCCCAGAGCTCGCTGCCGCCTGCCCCACCTCTGCCCTTGGAGGGCGCGGGCTCCGGCTGCGGGCAGCGCCGCTCCTCGTCGTCCACCGGCA AAGTGAGAGTCCTGAGGCACAGGAAGA GCACCAAGTCTTTCAACATGATGTCCCCAACGGGTGACAACTCAGAGCTACTGGCTGAGATCAAGGCAGGCAAGAGCCTGAAGCCAACACCGCAGAGCAAGGGGCTGACCACAGTGTTCTCAGGCAGCCGGCAGCCAGCAACCCAG CCTGACACACAGGTGCCACCTGTGTCACCTGCCCCATCTCGGGCCCGGAGCCCCACTCCACCAGCCGTGGGGCCTCAGCCACTGCTCAATGGCAGCATAGTGCCCGCACCACCCGCCACCCCTGCGCCAGGTGTGCAGCTCAATGTGGAAACGCTCGTCCCCATACACGACGAGCAGGGCCGGCCCATCCCTGAGTGGAAGCGCCAAGTGATGGTGCGCAAGCTGATGGTGAagatgcaggaggaggaggagcagaagcgGAAG
- the Espn gene encoding espin isoform X4 has translation MALEQALQAARQGDLDVLRSLHAANLLGPSLRDPLDALPVHHAARAGKLHCLRFLVEEAALPAAARARNGATPAHDAAATGHLACLQWLLSQGGCRVQDKDNSGATVLHLAARFGHPEVVNWLLRYGGGEPTMATDTGALPVHYAAAKGDFPSLRLLVGHYPEGVNAQTKNGATPLYLACQEGHLEVTQYLVQECGADPHARAHDGMTPLHAAAQMGHSSVIVWLVSCTDVSLSEQDKDGATAMHFAASRGHAKVLSWLLLHGGEISADLWGGTPLHDAAENGELECCQILVVNGAELDVRDRDGYTAADLSDYNGHSHCTRYLRTVENLSVEHRVLSQDSSTELEAKQPDSGMSSPNTTMSVQPQNFDLSSPASTLSNYDSCSSSHSSIKGQRPPPRLSSARAADIQNYMDMLNPELGLSQGKMGRSVPPPPPPSFPPPPPPPGTQLPPPPPGYPAPNPPVGLHAADIYMQTKNKLRHVETEPLKKEPSSRDHHNGLRRQDSGRKSRTFIKQPSTGDYYRQLGRCTGEPLAARPGMAHSEEAALLPGNHVQNGCTADSKPSRELPPPPPPPPPPLPEAQSSLPPAPPLPLEGAGSGCGQRRSSSSTGSTKSFNMMSPTGDNSELLAEIKAGKSLKPTPQSKGLTTVFSGSRQPATQPDTQVPPVSPAPSRARSPTPPAVGPQPLLNGSIVPAPPATPAPGVQLNVETLVPIHDEQGRPIPEWKRQVMVRKLMVKMQEEEEQKRKEEEEEARLASLPAWRRDLLRKKMEEERAQKRKEEERQKQEEIQREKEQSEKLRTLGYDESKLAPWQRQVILKKGDIPK, from the exons ATGGCCCTGGAGCAGGCACTGCAGGCGGCGCGGCAGGGAGATTTGGATGTGCTGAGGTCCCTGCATGCAGCCAACCTGCTGGGGCCCTCCCTGCGCGACCCCCTGGACGCCCTGCCTGTGCACCACGCGGCCCGCGCGGGCAAGCTGCACTGTCTGCGCTTCTTGGTGGAGGAGGCAGCCCTGCCCGCTGCGGCCCGCGCACGAAACGGCGCCACACCGGCCCACGACGCCGCAGCTACCGGCCACCTCGCCTGCCTGCAGTGGCTGCTCTCGCAGGGCGGCTGCAGGGTGCAG GACAAAGACAATTCTGGTGCCACGGTCCTGCATCTGGCTGCCCGCTTCGGCCACCCTGAGGTGGTGAACTGGCTGCTGCGTTACGGCGGTGGGGAACCCACCATGGCCACAGACACGGGCGCCTTGCCTGTCCACTATGCCGCCGCCAAAGGAGACTTCCCCTCCCTGAGGCTTCTTGTCGGGCACTACCCTGA GGGAGTGAATGCCCAAACCAAGAATGGTGCCACGCCCCTGTACCTGGCGTGCCAGGAGGGCCACCTGGAGGTGACGCAGTACCTGGTGCAGGAGTGCGGCGCGGACCCGCACGCGCGCGCCCACGATGGCATGACCCCACTGCACGCAGCAGCACAGATGGGCCACAGCTCGGTCATCGTGTGGCTG GTGAGCTGCACCGACGTGAGCCTGTCGGAGCAGGACAAAGACGGCGCCACAGCCATGCACTTCGCCGCAAGCCGCGGCCACGCCAAAGTGCTCAGCTGGCTCCTGCTGCACGGCGGCGAGATCTCGGCCGACCTGTGGGGCGGGACCCCGCTGCACGACGCCGCAGAGAACGGCGAGCTGGAG TGCTGCCAGATCCTGGTAGTGAACGGCGCGGAGCTGGACGTCCGCGACCGTGACGGGTACACGGCCGCCGACCTGTCGGACTACAATGGCCACAGCCACTGCACCCGCTACCTGCGCACCGTGGAGAACCTG AGTGTGGAGCATCGAGTACTGTCCCAGGATTCGTCCACTGAGCTGGAGGCAAAGCAGCCTGACTCGGGCATGTCCTCACCCAACACCACCATGTCAGTCCAGCCACAGAACTTTGACCTCAGCTCGCCTGCCAGCACCCTCTCCAACTATGACTCCTGCTCTTCCAGCCACTCCAGCATCAAGGGCCAGCGCCCTCCTCCTC GACTTTCCAGCGCAAGAGCCGCAGACATACAGAACTATATGGATATGCTGAACCCAGAGCTGGGCCTGTCTCAGGGCAAGATGGGGAGATCTGTACCCCCGCCACCGCCCCCCAGCTTCCCTccaccgcccccacccccaggcaccCAGCTGCCCCCACCTCCACCGGGCTACCCAGCCCCCAACCCCCCTGTGGGGCTCCATGCCGCTGACATCTACATGCAGACCAAGAACAAGCTCCGCCACGTGGAGACAGAGCCACTCAAGAAGGAG CCGAGCTCCCGCGACCACCACAACGGGCTGCGGAGGCAGGACTCCGGCCGCAAGTCCCGGACCTTCATCAAGCAGCCCAGCACGGGGGACTACTACCGCCAGCTGGGCCGCTGCACCGGGGAGCCGCTGGCAGCACGCCCGGGCATGGCGCACAGCGAGGAG GCGGCTCTGCTCCCGGGGAACCACGTGCAAAACGGCTGCACCGCGGACTCTAAGCCGTCCAGGGAgctgccgccaccgccgccgccaccgccgccgccccTGCCTGAGGCCCAGAGCTCGCTGCCGCCTGCCCCACCTCTGCCCTTGGAGGGCGCGGGCTCCGGCTGCGGGCAGCGCCGCTCCTCGTCGTCCACCGGCA GCACCAAGTCTTTCAACATGATGTCCCCAACGGGTGACAACTCAGAGCTACTGGCTGAGATCAAGGCAGGCAAGAGCCTGAAGCCAACACCGCAGAGCAAGGGGCTGACCACAGTGTTCTCAGGCAGCCGGCAGCCAGCAACCCAG CCTGACACACAGGTGCCACCTGTGTCACCTGCCCCATCTCGGGCCCGGAGCCCCACTCCACCAGCCGTGGGGCCTCAGCCACTGCTCAATGGCAGCATAGTGCCCGCACCACCCGCCACCCCTGCGCCAGGTGTGCAGCTCAATGTGGAAACGCTCGTCCCCATACACGACGAGCAGGGCCGGCCCATCCCTGAGTGGAAGCGCCAAGTGATGGTGCGCAAGCTGATGGTGAagatgcaggaggaggaggagcagaagcgGAAG
- the Espn gene encoding espin isoform X3 — MALEQALQAARQGDLDVLRSLHAANLLGPSLRDPLDALPVHHAARAGKLHCLRFLVEEAALPAAARARNGATPAHDAAATGHLACLQWLLSQGGCRVQDKDNSGATVLHLAARFGHPEVVNWLLRYGGGEPTMATDTGALPVHYAAAKGDFPSLRLLVGHYPEGVNAQTKNGATPLYLACQEGHLEVTQYLVQECGADPHARAHDGMTPLHAAAQMGHSSVIVWLVSCTDVSLSEQDKDGATAMHFAASRGHAKVLSWLLLHGGEISADLWGGTPLHDAAENGELECCQILVVNGAELDVRDRDGYTAADLSDYNGHSHCTRYLRTVENLSVEHRVLSQDSSTELEAKQPDSGMSSPNTTMSVQPQNFDLSSPASTLSNYDSCSSSHSSIKGQRPPPRLSSARAADIQNYMDMLNPELGLSQGKMGRSVPPPPPPSFPPPPPPPGTQLPPPPPGYPAPNPPVGLHAADIYMQTKNKLRHVETEPLKKEPSSRDHHNGLRRQDSGRKSRTFIKQPSTGDYYRQLGRCTGEPLAARPGMAHSEEAALLPGNHVQNGCTADSKPSRELPPPPPPPPPPLPEAQSSLPPAPPLPLEGAGSGCGQRRSSSSTGKVRVLRHRKSTKSFNMMSPTGDNSELLAEIKAGKSLKPTPQSKGLTTVFSGSRQPATQPDTQVPPVSPAPSRARSPTPPAVGPQPLLNGSIVPAPPATPAPGVQLNVETLVPIHDEQGRPIPEWKRQVMVRKLMVKMQEEEEQKRKEEEEEARLASLPAWRRDLLRKKMEEERAQKRKEEERQKQEEIQREKEQSEKLRTLGYDESKLAPWQRQVILKKGDIPK; from the exons ATGGCCCTGGAGCAGGCACTGCAGGCGGCGCGGCAGGGAGATTTGGATGTGCTGAGGTCCCTGCATGCAGCCAACCTGCTGGGGCCCTCCCTGCGCGACCCCCTGGACGCCCTGCCTGTGCACCACGCGGCCCGCGCGGGCAAGCTGCACTGTCTGCGCTTCTTGGTGGAGGAGGCAGCCCTGCCCGCTGCGGCCCGCGCACGAAACGGCGCCACACCGGCCCACGACGCCGCAGCTACCGGCCACCTCGCCTGCCTGCAGTGGCTGCTCTCGCAGGGCGGCTGCAGGGTGCAG GACAAAGACAATTCTGGTGCCACGGTCCTGCATCTGGCTGCCCGCTTCGGCCACCCTGAGGTGGTGAACTGGCTGCTGCGTTACGGCGGTGGGGAACCCACCATGGCCACAGACACGGGCGCCTTGCCTGTCCACTATGCCGCCGCCAAAGGAGACTTCCCCTCCCTGAGGCTTCTTGTCGGGCACTACCCTGA GGGAGTGAATGCCCAAACCAAGAATGGTGCCACGCCCCTGTACCTGGCGTGCCAGGAGGGCCACCTGGAGGTGACGCAGTACCTGGTGCAGGAGTGCGGCGCGGACCCGCACGCGCGCGCCCACGATGGCATGACCCCACTGCACGCAGCAGCACAGATGGGCCACAGCTCGGTCATCGTGTGGCTG GTGAGCTGCACCGACGTGAGCCTGTCGGAGCAGGACAAAGACGGCGCCACAGCCATGCACTTCGCCGCAAGCCGCGGCCACGCCAAAGTGCTCAGCTGGCTCCTGCTGCACGGCGGCGAGATCTCGGCCGACCTGTGGGGCGGGACCCCGCTGCACGACGCCGCAGAGAACGGCGAGCTGGAG TGCTGCCAGATCCTGGTAGTGAACGGCGCGGAGCTGGACGTCCGCGACCGTGACGGGTACACGGCCGCCGACCTGTCGGACTACAATGGCCACAGCCACTGCACCCGCTACCTGCGCACCGTGGAGAACCTG AGTGTGGAGCATCGAGTACTGTCCCAGGATTCGTCCACTGAGCTGGAGGCAAAGCAGCCTGACTCGGGCATGTCCTCACCCAACACCACCATGTCAGTCCAGCCACAGAACTTTGACCTCAGCTCGCCTGCCAGCACCCTCTCCAACTATGACTCCTGCTCTTCCAGCCACTCCAGCATCAAGGGCCAGCGCCCTCCTCCTC GACTTTCCAGCGCAAGAGCCGCAGACATACAGAACTATATGGATATGCTGAACCCAGAGCTGGGCCTGTCTCAGGGCAAGATGGGGAGATCTGTACCCCCGCCACCGCCCCCCAGCTTCCCTccaccgcccccacccccaggcaccCAGCTGCCCCCACCTCCACCGGGCTACCCAGCCCCCAACCCCCCTGTGGGGCTCCATGCCGCTGACATCTACATGCAGACCAAGAACAAGCTCCGCCACGTGGAGACAGAGCCACTCAAGAAGGAG CCGAGCTCCCGCGACCACCACAACGGGCTGCGGAGGCAGGACTCCGGCCGCAAGTCCCGGACCTTCATCAAGCAGCCCAGCACGGGGGACTACTACCGCCAGCTGGGCCGCTGCACCGGGGAGCCGCTGGCAGCACGCCCGGGCATGGCGCACAGCGAGGAG GCGGCTCTGCTCCCGGGGAACCACGTGCAAAACGGCTGCACCGCGGACTCTAAGCCGTCCAGGGAgctgccgccaccgccgccgccaccgccgccgccccTGCCTGAGGCCCAGAGCTCGCTGCCGCCTGCCCCACCTCTGCCCTTGGAGGGCGCGGGCTCCGGCTGCGGGCAGCGCCGCTCCTCGTCGTCCACCGGCA AAGTGAGAGTCCTGAGGCACAGGAAGA GCACCAAGTCTTTCAACATGATGTCCCCAACGGGTGACAACTCAGAGCTACTGGCTGAGATCAAGGCAGGCAAGAGCCTGAAGCCAACACCGCAGAGCAAGGGGCTGACCACAGTGTTCTCAGGCAGCCGGCAGCCAGCAACCCAG CCTGACACACAGGTGCCACCTGTGTCACCTGCCCCATCTCGGGCCCGGAGCCCCACTCCACCAGCCGTGGGGCCTCAGCCACTGCTCAATGGCAGCATAGTGCCCGCACCACCCGCCACCCCTGCGCCAGGTGTGCAGCTCAATGTGGAAACGCTCGTCCCCATACACGACGAGCAGGGCCGGCCCATCCCTGAGTGGAAGCGCCAAGTGATGGTGCGCAAGCTGATGGTGAagatgcaggaggaggaggagcagaagcgGAAG